From the Primulina tabacum isolate GXHZ01 chromosome 3, ASM2559414v2, whole genome shotgun sequence genome, one window contains:
- the LOC142538651 gene encoding uncharacterized protein LOC142538651, with amino-acid sequence MQTSPQGRGHGRGQGSSENTEDGSYDRFRRMNHPEFIGGPDPLVVLEWVKSLEAIFDYLKFTDTDKVSCVVFMLVKAARIWWEATKVTVNVRELKWNEFKELFYAKYFSKEVKAKKVKEFLELRQDSLCVTEYTLKFEEGCVFVPFILENDKDKGEHFLRGLKLEIRRDDHMSKVVTYQDIVERALLAEHDEQEIEKVRQLRRQAFQVLMFEVARKGRQDGTA; translated from the coding sequence ATGCAAACTTCGCCCCAGGGTCGTGGCCATGGAAGAGGTCAAGGTAGCTCGGAAAATACTGAAGATGGTTCTTATGATCGGTTTAGGCGTATGAACCATCCTGAATTTATCGGTGGCCCTGATCCACTAGTGGTTCTTGAATGGGTCAAGTCATTGGAGGCTATCTTTGATTATTTGAAGTTCACTGATACAGATAAGGTGAGTTGTGTTGTTTTTATGTTGGTTAAAGCTGCTCGTATTTGGTGGGAAGCTACCAAAGTCACTGTTAATGTTCGAGAACTAAAGTGGAACGAGTTCAAGGAATTATTCTatgccaaatatttttcaaaggaAGTTAAAGCCAAGAAGGTAAAAGAATTTCTTGAATTGAGGCAAGATTCCTTGTGTGTCACTGAGTATACTCTGAAATTTGAGGAAGGATGTGTCTTTGTTCCTTTTATCCTCGAAAATGATAAAGATAAGGGAGAACACTTCCTTCGTGGTTTGAAGCTGGAAATTAGAAGGGATGATCACATGTCCAAGGTGGTCACATACCAGGACATTGTTGAGAGAGCATTGCTTGCTGAGCATGATGAGCAAGAGATCGAGAAGGTGCGGCAGTTAAGAAGGCAAGCTTTCCAAGTGCTAATGTTCGAGGTGGCCAGAAAGGGAAGGCAAGATGGAACAGCGTAA
- the LOC142538652 gene encoding uncharacterized protein LOC142538652, with product MGHTAQKCPLSSNQGRVQGRIFSMTKEEANPDSLIISGNILISGKKALTLIDTGATHSFMSEVFMHSLSVEPTITPLHFNIVLPFGDVLCPTSILKACPVEMGTRLLFADFIVIPMIAFDVILGMDWLSAYRAVIDCVGKTLKFLADDHESDVFVGLGSSMSFPIISCLQATKLLYKGCIGFLASVLDVRKESNMKLQNIDVVRYYPYVFVEEVPGLPPDRELYLDTFVIVFIDEILIYSKTRELHQEHLRTVLQLLRENQLYAKLKKCEFLLEQVAFLGHTVSKDGISVDSSKTESIKQWSIPKTVLEFKSFLRLAGYYRRFIEDFSKIAFPLTSLTRKSTKFEWTIECQQAFQALKDKLTSAPVLVLPCGTEDFVLYTDASKQGLGAVLKQRGKVIAYASRQLKDYEKIIPHMIWNWQLWSLR from the exons ATGGGGCACACAGCACAGAAGTGTCCTCTTTCTTCGAATCAAGGAAGAGTGCAAGGTAGAATTTTTTCAATGACAAAAGAAGAAGCTAATCCTGATTCTTTGATAATATCAGGTAATATTTTAATATCCGGCAAGAAAGCACTtacattgattgatactggtgcgactcattcttttatgtctgaagtgTTTATGCATTCTTTATCTGTTGAGCCTACTATCACTCCTTTGCATTTCAATATTGTGTTGCCTTTTGGAGATGTTCTTTGTCCCACTAGTATCCTTAAGGCTTGTCCTGTAGAAATGGGTACAAGGTTATTGTTTGCTGATTTCATAGTTATTCCGATGATTGCTTTTGATGTCATAttgggtatggattggttatctgcTTATCGTGCGGTGATTGACTGTGTGGGCAAGACATTGAAGTTTTTAGCCGATGACCATGAGAGTGATGTATTTGTTGGTCTAGGCTCTTCGATGAGTTTTCCTATTATTTCTTGTCTACAAGCTACTAAATTGTTGTACAAAGGTTGTATTGGTTTTCTTGCTTCAGTGTTGGATGTTCGAAAGGAAAGTAATATGAAATTACAGAATATTGATGTAGTGAGATATTATCCTTATGTGTTTGTTGAGGAGGTACCTGGATTACCACCTGATCGAGAG CTGTATTTGGATACTTTTGtcattgtgtttattgatgaaatttTGATCTACTCAAAGACACGAGAACTTCATCAGGAGCATTTGAGGACTGTATTGCAGCTATTGAGAGAAAATCAATTGTATGCAAAGTTAAAGAAATGCGAATTTTTGTTAGAGCAGGtggcatttttgggtcatactGTTTCAAAGGATGGAATATCAGTGGATTCATCCAAGACTGAATCCATTAAACAATGGTCCATTCCAAAGACAGTTTTAGAGTTTAAAAGTTTTCTTCGTTTGGCAGGGTATTACAGACGGTTCATAGAGGACTTTTCAAAGATAGCTTTTCCACTAACGAGCTTGACACGGAAGTCTACTAAGTTCGAATGGACTATAGAGTGTCAACAAGCATTCCAAGCATTGAAAGATAAATTAACTTCTGCCCCTGTTTTAGTACTTCCTTGTGGTACtgaagattttgttttgtatacagatgcttcaaagCAGGGGTTAGGTGCCGTACTGAAGCAGCGTGGGaaagtgatagcttatgcttctcgtcagttgaaagactatgagaaAATTATCCCACACATGATTTGGAATTGGCAATTGTGGTCTTTGCGTTAA